The Faecalibacter sp. LW9 genome has a segment encoding these proteins:
- a CDS encoding pyridoxine 5'-phosphate synthase: MTKLSVNINKIATIRNARGGNTPNLVEAAIKIQEFGGQGITIHPRPDERHIRYQDVYDLKPVVTTEFNIEGKPIDSFMELVLANQPEQVTLVPDAEDAITSNSGWDTIKYQDYLTDVIKTFKEAGIRTSIFLDPNPSLVEAAAKTGADRIELYTEEFATQYALGNLNAIHPYKETALLAIEHGLAVNAGHDLSLDNIQYFIEQIPQIAEVSIGHALISEALYMGLENTVQAYLRKIEVANL; the protein is encoded by the coding sequence ATGACAAAACTTAGTGTTAATATAAATAAGATCGCTACCATCCGTAATGCACGTGGTGGTAACACGCCTAATTTAGTTGAAGCTGCAATCAAAATCCAAGAGTTCGGTGGGCAAGGAATTACCATCCATCCGCGTCCAGATGAACGCCATATCCGTTACCAAGATGTTTACGATTTAAAACCTGTGGTAACTACTGAATTTAATATCGAAGGTAAACCGATTGATAGTTTTATGGAATTGGTCTTAGCAAATCAACCTGAACAAGTGACTTTAGTTCCTGATGCAGAAGATGCTATTACATCAAATTCGGGTTGGGATACCATTAAATATCAAGATTATTTAACTGATGTGATTAAAACCTTTAAAGAAGCTGGAATTCGAACTTCAATTTTCTTAGATCCTAATCCATCTTTAGTGGAAGCGGCAGCAAAAACAGGAGCTGATCGCATAGAATTATATACGGAAGAATTTGCTACACAATATGCTTTAGGAAATTTAAACGCCATTCATCCATATAAAGAAACAGCCTTATTAGCCATCGAACATGGTTTAGCGGTAAATGCTGGTCATGATTTAAGTTTAGATAATATTCAATATTTTATCGAACAAATTCCACAGATTGCAGAAGTTTCAATTGGTCATGCTTTAATTTCAGAGGCCTTATATATGGGATTAGAAAATACCGTACAAGCTTACTTGAGAAAAATCGAAGTCGCAAACTTATAG
- a CDS encoding alpha/beta fold hydrolase: METPILHSKIIGSGSQHLIIFHGLFGQLDNWNTHGRQFGEIYTTHLVDLRNHGRSFHSNESSIEAMSDDILRYMDAHGIQKAHLLGHSLGGRIVIDFAMRYAERLDHLIVADMAPKAYQPHHNAIFKALGSVDFETITSRKDVEETLSQYIPEVGVRQFLLKNVYHAENGKYAFRFNLPVLRKHYEDLVGKPLAEGVFNGPTLFLKGAKSDYILPEDEFIIKKQFPKAKIQSIANAGHWLHAENPKDFIESILDFLEQ, encoded by the coding sequence ATGGAAACACCCATCTTACACAGTAAAATTATTGGTTCTGGATCTCAACATCTTATTATCTTTCATGGTTTATTTGGACAGTTAGACAATTGGAATACCCACGGAAGACAATTTGGTGAAATCTACACGACCCATTTGGTTGATCTCAGAAATCATGGTCGTAGTTTTCATTCGAATGAAAGCTCGATTGAAGCGATGAGTGATGATATTCTTCGATACATGGACGCTCATGGCATTCAAAAGGCTCATTTATTAGGGCACTCATTGGGTGGGCGAATTGTTATTGATTTTGCCATGCGTTACGCTGAACGTTTAGACCATTTGATTGTTGCTGATATGGCACCAAAAGCCTATCAACCTCATCATAATGCCATTTTCAAAGCTTTAGGATCAGTAGACTTTGAAACCATTACTTCTCGTAAAGATGTGGAAGAAACCTTAAGCCAATACATCCCAGAAGTTGGAGTACGTCAATTTTTATTAAAAAATGTTTACCATGCCGAAAACGGTAAATATGCATTCCGTTTCAATCTTCCTGTATTGCGTAAACATTATGAAGATTTGGTAGGAAAACCTTTGGCAGAAGGAGTATTTAACGGTCCAACGCTATTCTTAAAAGGTGCGAAATCGGATTATATATTGCCGGAAGATGAGTTCATTATTAAGAAACAATTTCCAAAGGCAAAAATTCAATCCATTGCCAATGCTGGTCACTGGTTACATGCTGAAAATCCAAAAGATTTTATTGAATCAATTTTAGATTTTTTAGAACAATAA